A window of Primulina tabacum isolate GXHZ01 chromosome 4, ASM2559414v2, whole genome shotgun sequence contains these coding sequences:
- the LOC142542737 gene encoding uncharacterized protein LOC142542737 isoform X2 — MVISLHLLPATVHYSVNYRLVSLLFWRHQRWSEDQRRNFFHIGPQLNNPLMLLEQYSDDDVDELLSEGQDAGAAKDPSYEVDDTTKGIGEETTEDIGTDDVNDLSVQVVKQLEMDNDDSVSQDLLQKFGKGGTSFSYTDDLHRETKSIEEGIHAAIHSEQVGDESSSWKKVLHEESSQYYYWNILTGETSWEVPDVLAQAAVVSHPEKTVGDTSGTSVDVEQEDATFEKLKEGSEAIYKTSGNSSKGAEADGFEEGSKGDSLGNEIGNTDACQNCRTSLLDDAPVVNDAKYNCNLLSVDCKSGTHFSAHLLKHCDILLERLNSLESLNWNMQWQDIKLKYKLEVEIRLSDIMTLASHGSALLQFWLYTEEQLKRLDAAIDDAIRQYGSAPIGEYEATVKSQEAFKVDSNEKKGPCQAAKESNHPDSTFEKSHIEAYSDLATTTGLVSSVVNPITCSNTETEGKDEIIGLEVHSEIIAKSVVYCGEEVDMDVDMEVEDTSASLKSSIGGASGARYDILSHEQSNLQHPPAVHEPLLQGQMFSVQPPATSWIHQLSLENGPCPPPPPDNEPFPPPPPDDYPFPPPPPDEPPETSYPPPSHFESVHSLPYSEHYVLAYPSSNLDYFGQSNTEISGATLYSHPEGVQVSASHITPYYEPVSNIYAVTPLVGNPGEPSSYYGLQNGSLNHPSLVSGAAVESSRIQSETVLTNRDIDATCSLGSHAETACDLFSKANPSVVKYGQGSVKEAEFLDAQLAIESQSTTSTSHGSQSTSSTSHGANGLSASDTPTLVSAAAASSKVQSKVSRSKKRNVAMVSTLRSNKKVSSLVDKWKAAKEELHEEEEEPENVYEMLERKRQREIEEWQAQQIASGEAKENANFQPLGGDWRERVKRKRAQQMKETEHNVSKPTGPEEPNLVELSRDLPSGWQAYWDDSSKKVYYGNAVTSETTWNKPKH; from the exons ATGGTTATCAGCCTACATCTCCTCCCTGCCACAGTGCATTATTCTGTTAACTATCGACTTGTCAGTCTCTTATTTTGGCGGCATCAAAGGTGGTCTGAAGATCAGAGAAGGAACTTTTTCCATATTG GTCCACAGCTAAATAATCCTCTTATGCTTCTCGAGCAATACAGTGATGATGACGTGGATGAACTTCTGAGCGAAGGTCAAGATGCTGGTGCTGCCAAGGACCCATCTTATGAGGTTGATGACACG ACAAAAGGCATTGGTGAAGAAACAACTGAAGATATTGGAACTGATGATGTGAATGATCTTTCTGTTCAAGTGGTGAAACAGCTTGAGATGGATAATGACGACTCTGTGTCGCAGGATCTTTTGCAAAAATTTGGGAAAGGAGGCACTTCATTTAGTTATACTGATGATTTGCACAGAGAAACGAAGTCGATTGAAGAAGGTATACATGCTGCAATACACAGTGAACAAGTTGGAGACGAGAGTTCAAGCTGGAAAAAGGTGTTGCATGAAGAGAGTAGTCAATATTATTATTGGAATATTTTAACTGGTGAAACTTCATGGGAAGTACCTGACGTTTTGGCTCAGGCCGCTGTTGTGAGTCATCCAGAGAAAACTGTTGGTGATACATCAGGAACATCTGTGGATGTAGAACAAGAAGATGCCACGTTTGAGAAACTTAAAGAAGGTTCTGAGGCCATTTACAAAACTAGTGGTAATTCTAGTAAAGGGGCAGAAGCAGATGGATTTGAGGAAGGATCCAAGGGTGATTCTCTTGGTAATGAAATAGGAAATACAGATGCCTGTCAAAATTGTCGAACTTCTTTGCTTGATGATGCTCCAGTAGTTAATGATGCTAAATATAACTGCAATTTACTTTCTGTAGACTGCAAATCAGGGACTCATTTTTCTGCGCATCTGTTAAAGCATTGTGACATCCTGTTAGAGCGATTGAACTCTTTGGAAAG TTTGAATTGGAATATGCAATGGCaagatattaaattaaaatacaaattggAAGTTGAGATCAGACTCTCGGACATTATGACTTTAGCATCTCATGGATCAGCCTTACTTCAATTTTGGTTGTATACTGAGGAACAGTTAAAACGACTTGATGCAGCCATAGATGATGCTATTCGGCAATATGGTTCTGCTCCTATAGGTGAATATGAAGCTACTGTTAAATCACAAGAAGCCTTCAAAGTTGATTCAAATGAAAAGAAGGGACCATGTCAGGCTGCTAAAGAATCAAATCATCCTGATTCTACTTTTGAGAAGTCACATATTGAAGCTTATAGTGATCTTGCCACCACAACTGGACTTGTGTCTTCGGTGGTTAATCCCATCACGTGTTCTAATACTGAGACTGAAGGAAAGGATGAAATCATTGGTCTTGAAGTGCATAGTGAAATAATAGCCAAATCTGTTGTTTATTGTGGAGAAGAGGTAGACATGGATGTGGACATGGAAGTTGAGGACACATCTGCTTCACTGAAATCATCTATTGGAGGTGCATCAGGTGCTCGTTATGATATCCTATCCCACGAACAATCAAATCTACAACATCCACCTGCAGTCCACGAGCCATTGCTGCAGGGGCAAATGTTTAGTGTACAACCACCTGCCACAAGTTGGATTCATCAACTGTCTCTTGAAAACGGACCTTGCCCCCCTCCACCTCCTGATAATGAACCTTTCCCCCCTCCACCACCTGATGACTATCCTTTTCCCCCACCACCGCCTGACGAGCCTCCAGAAACATCTTATCCTCCACCATCACATTTCGAGTCCGTCCATTCTTTGCCTTATTCAGAGCACTATGTGCTGGCATATCCTTCCTCAAATCTTGATTATTTTGGGCAATCAAACACTGAAATTTCTGGCGCCACTCTGTATTCCCATCCTGAGGGAGTGCAAGTTTCTGCTTCCCATATAACACCTTATTACGAACCAGTTTCGAATATCTATGCAGTTACTCCTTTGGTAGGCAACCCTGGAGAACCTAGTTCATATTACGGCCTTCAAAATGGCAGTCTAAATCATCCTTCATTGGTGAGTGGTGCAGCTGTGGAGTCTTCAAGGATTCAAAGTGAAACCGTTCTCACAAACAGAGACATTGATGCTACATGTTCGTTAGGTTCCCATGCAGAAACTGCCTgtgatttattttcaaaagcTAATCCTAGTGTTGTCAAGTATGGTCAAGGGTCCGTAAAGGAGGCAGAGTTCTTGGATGCTCAACTTGCTATTGAATCTCAATCAACTACTTCCACAAGCCATGGATCTCAATCAACTAGTTCCACGAGCCATGGTGCTAATGGTTTGTCAGCCTCTGATACTCCAACTTTGGTTTCTGCTGCTGCTGCAAGTTCCAAGGTTCAATCCAAGG TTTCACGTAGTAAAAAGAGAAATGTTGCTATGGTATCCACATTGAGATCTAATAAGAAAGTTTCCAGCTTGGTGGACAAG TGGAAAGCTGCAAAAGAAGAGTTGCATGAAGAGGAAGAAGAACCTGAAAACGTTTATGAAATGTTAGAGAGGAAACGGCAACGAGAAATTGAG GAGTGGCAAGCCCAGCAGATTGCCAGTGGGGAGGCGAAAGAGAATGCTAATTTTCAGCCACTGGGTGGTGATTG GCGAGAAAGGGTGAAGCGGAAGAGAGCCCAACAAATGAAAGAAACTGAACACAATGTTTCAAAACCTACTGGACCTGAAGAACCCAATCTTGTTGAACTTTCAAGAGATCTTCCATCTGGGTGGCAG GCTTACTGGGATGATTCTTCAAAGAAAGTTTATTATGGAAATGCGGTGACATCTGAAACAACCTGGAATAAGCCAAAGCATTAG
- the LOC142542737 gene encoding uncharacterized protein LOC142542737 isoform X3, translating into MGRRKERRLAAISAAGRRVKLDLCVEPSGDLGGSSAQDELGGDSDTRTQAELPDSPSSSGPQLNNPLMLLEQYSDDDVDELLSEGQDAGAAKDPSYEVDDTTKGIGEETTEDIGTDDVNDLSVQVVKQLEMDNDDSVSQDLLQKFGKGGTSFSYTDDLHRETKSIEEGIHAAIHSEQVGDESSSWKKVLHEESSQYYYWNILTGETSWEVPDVLAQAAVVSHPEKTVGDTSGTSVDVEQEDATFEKLKEGSEAIYKTSGNSSKGAEADGFEEGSKGDSLDCKSGTHFSAHLLKHCDILLERLNSLESLNWNMQWQDIKLKYKLEVEIRLSDIMTLASHGSALLQFWLYTEEQLKRLDAAIDDAIRQYGSAPIGEYEATVKSQEAFKVDSNEKKGPCQAAKESNHPDSTFEKSHIEAYSDLATTTGLVSSVVNPITCSNTETEGKDEIIGLEVHSEIIAKSVVYCGEEVDMDVDMEVEDTSASLKSSIGGASGARYDILSHEQSNLQHPPAVHEPLLQGQMFSVQPPATSWIHQLSLENGPCPPPPPDNEPFPPPPPDDYPFPPPPPDEPPETSYPPPSHFESVHSLPYSEHYVLAYPSSNLDYFGQSNTEISGATLYSHPEGVQVSASHITPYYEPVSNIYAVTPLVGNPGEPSSYYGLQNGSLNHPSLVSGAAVESSRIQSETVLTNRDIDATCSLGSHAETACDLFSKANPSVVKYGQGSVKEAEFLDAQLAIESQSTTSTSHGSQSTSSTSHGANGLSASDTPTLVSAAAASSKVQSKVSRSKKRNVAMVSTLRSNKKVSSLVDKWKAAKEELHEEEEEPENVYEMLERKRQREIEEWQAQQIASGEAKENANFQPLGGDWRERVKRKRAQQMKETEHNVSKPTGPEEPNLVELSRDLPSGWQAYWDDSSKKVYYGNAVTSETTWNKPKH; encoded by the exons ATGGGGAGGCGAAAGGAGCGTCGACTTGCCGCCATAAGCGCCGCTGGTCGCAGAGTTAAGCTTGATTTGTGTGTGGAACCATCCG GAGATTTGGGTGGCTCCTCTGCCCAGGACGAACTTGGAGGGGACAGTGACACCAGAACTCAGGCCGAGTTACCTGATTCACCCTCGTCCTCAG GTCCACAGCTAAATAATCCTCTTATGCTTCTCGAGCAATACAGTGATGATGACGTGGATGAACTTCTGAGCGAAGGTCAAGATGCTGGTGCTGCCAAGGACCCATCTTATGAGGTTGATGACACG ACAAAAGGCATTGGTGAAGAAACAACTGAAGATATTGGAACTGATGATGTGAATGATCTTTCTGTTCAAGTGGTGAAACAGCTTGAGATGGATAATGACGACTCTGTGTCGCAGGATCTTTTGCAAAAATTTGGGAAAGGAGGCACTTCATTTAGTTATACTGATGATTTGCACAGAGAAACGAAGTCGATTGAAGAAGGTATACATGCTGCAATACACAGTGAACAAGTTGGAGACGAGAGTTCAAGCTGGAAAAAGGTGTTGCATGAAGAGAGTAGTCAATATTATTATTGGAATATTTTAACTGGTGAAACTTCATGGGAAGTACCTGACGTTTTGGCTCAGGCCGCTGTTGTGAGTCATCCAGAGAAAACTGTTGGTGATACATCAGGAACATCTGTGGATGTAGAACAAGAAGATGCCACGTTTGAGAAACTTAAAGAAGGTTCTGAGGCCATTTACAAAACTAGTGGTAATTCTAGTAAAGGGGCAGAAGCAGATGGATTTGAGGAAGGATCCAAGGGTGATTCTCTTG ACTGCAAATCAGGGACTCATTTTTCTGCGCATCTGTTAAAGCATTGTGACATCCTGTTAGAGCGATTGAACTCTTTGGAAAG TTTGAATTGGAATATGCAATGGCaagatattaaattaaaatacaaattggAAGTTGAGATCAGACTCTCGGACATTATGACTTTAGCATCTCATGGATCAGCCTTACTTCAATTTTGGTTGTATACTGAGGAACAGTTAAAACGACTTGATGCAGCCATAGATGATGCTATTCGGCAATATGGTTCTGCTCCTATAGGTGAATATGAAGCTACTGTTAAATCACAAGAAGCCTTCAAAGTTGATTCAAATGAAAAGAAGGGACCATGTCAGGCTGCTAAAGAATCAAATCATCCTGATTCTACTTTTGAGAAGTCACATATTGAAGCTTATAGTGATCTTGCCACCACAACTGGACTTGTGTCTTCGGTGGTTAATCCCATCACGTGTTCTAATACTGAGACTGAAGGAAAGGATGAAATCATTGGTCTTGAAGTGCATAGTGAAATAATAGCCAAATCTGTTGTTTATTGTGGAGAAGAGGTAGACATGGATGTGGACATGGAAGTTGAGGACACATCTGCTTCACTGAAATCATCTATTGGAGGTGCATCAGGTGCTCGTTATGATATCCTATCCCACGAACAATCAAATCTACAACATCCACCTGCAGTCCACGAGCCATTGCTGCAGGGGCAAATGTTTAGTGTACAACCACCTGCCACAAGTTGGATTCATCAACTGTCTCTTGAAAACGGACCTTGCCCCCCTCCACCTCCTGATAATGAACCTTTCCCCCCTCCACCACCTGATGACTATCCTTTTCCCCCACCACCGCCTGACGAGCCTCCAGAAACATCTTATCCTCCACCATCACATTTCGAGTCCGTCCATTCTTTGCCTTATTCAGAGCACTATGTGCTGGCATATCCTTCCTCAAATCTTGATTATTTTGGGCAATCAAACACTGAAATTTCTGGCGCCACTCTGTATTCCCATCCTGAGGGAGTGCAAGTTTCTGCTTCCCATATAACACCTTATTACGAACCAGTTTCGAATATCTATGCAGTTACTCCTTTGGTAGGCAACCCTGGAGAACCTAGTTCATATTACGGCCTTCAAAATGGCAGTCTAAATCATCCTTCATTGGTGAGTGGTGCAGCTGTGGAGTCTTCAAGGATTCAAAGTGAAACCGTTCTCACAAACAGAGACATTGATGCTACATGTTCGTTAGGTTCCCATGCAGAAACTGCCTgtgatttattttcaaaagcTAATCCTAGTGTTGTCAAGTATGGTCAAGGGTCCGTAAAGGAGGCAGAGTTCTTGGATGCTCAACTTGCTATTGAATCTCAATCAACTACTTCCACAAGCCATGGATCTCAATCAACTAGTTCCACGAGCCATGGTGCTAATGGTTTGTCAGCCTCTGATACTCCAACTTTGGTTTCTGCTGCTGCTGCAAGTTCCAAGGTTCAATCCAAGG TTTCACGTAGTAAAAAGAGAAATGTTGCTATGGTATCCACATTGAGATCTAATAAGAAAGTTTCCAGCTTGGTGGACAAG TGGAAAGCTGCAAAAGAAGAGTTGCATGAAGAGGAAGAAGAACCTGAAAACGTTTATGAAATGTTAGAGAGGAAACGGCAACGAGAAATTGAG GAGTGGCAAGCCCAGCAGATTGCCAGTGGGGAGGCGAAAGAGAATGCTAATTTTCAGCCACTGGGTGGTGATTG GCGAGAAAGGGTGAAGCGGAAGAGAGCCCAACAAATGAAAGAAACTGAACACAATGTTTCAAAACCTACTGGACCTGAAGAACCCAATCTTGTTGAACTTTCAAGAGATCTTCCATCTGGGTGGCAG GCTTACTGGGATGATTCTTCAAAGAAAGTTTATTATGGAAATGCGGTGACATCTGAAACAACCTGGAATAAGCCAAAGCATTAG
- the LOC142542737 gene encoding uncharacterized protein LOC142542737 isoform X1: MGRRKERRLAAISAAGRRVKLDLCVEPSGDLGGSSAQDELGGDSDTRTQAELPDSPSSSGPQLNNPLMLLEQYSDDDVDELLSEGQDAGAAKDPSYEVDDTTKGIGEETTEDIGTDDVNDLSVQVVKQLEMDNDDSVSQDLLQKFGKGGTSFSYTDDLHRETKSIEEGIHAAIHSEQVGDESSSWKKVLHEESSQYYYWNILTGETSWEVPDVLAQAAVVSHPEKTVGDTSGTSVDVEQEDATFEKLKEGSEAIYKTSGNSSKGAEADGFEEGSKGDSLGNEIGNTDACQNCRTSLLDDAPVVNDAKYNCNLLSVDCKSGTHFSAHLLKHCDILLERLNSLESLNWNMQWQDIKLKYKLEVEIRLSDIMTLASHGSALLQFWLYTEEQLKRLDAAIDDAIRQYGSAPIGEYEATVKSQEAFKVDSNEKKGPCQAAKESNHPDSTFEKSHIEAYSDLATTTGLVSSVVNPITCSNTETEGKDEIIGLEVHSEIIAKSVVYCGEEVDMDVDMEVEDTSASLKSSIGGASGARYDILSHEQSNLQHPPAVHEPLLQGQMFSVQPPATSWIHQLSLENGPCPPPPPDNEPFPPPPPDDYPFPPPPPDEPPETSYPPPSHFESVHSLPYSEHYVLAYPSSNLDYFGQSNTEISGATLYSHPEGVQVSASHITPYYEPVSNIYAVTPLVGNPGEPSSYYGLQNGSLNHPSLVSGAAVESSRIQSETVLTNRDIDATCSLGSHAETACDLFSKANPSVVKYGQGSVKEAEFLDAQLAIESQSTTSTSHGSQSTSSTSHGANGLSASDTPTLVSAAAASSKVQSKVSRSKKRNVAMVSTLRSNKKVSSLVDKWKAAKEELHEEEEEPENVYEMLERKRQREIEEWQAQQIASGEAKENANFQPLGGDWRERVKRKRAQQMKETEHNVSKPTGPEEPNLVELSRDLPSGWQAYWDDSSKKVYYGNAVTSETTWNKPKH, from the exons ATGGGGAGGCGAAAGGAGCGTCGACTTGCCGCCATAAGCGCCGCTGGTCGCAGAGTTAAGCTTGATTTGTGTGTGGAACCATCCG GAGATTTGGGTGGCTCCTCTGCCCAGGACGAACTTGGAGGGGACAGTGACACCAGAACTCAGGCCGAGTTACCTGATTCACCCTCGTCCTCAG GTCCACAGCTAAATAATCCTCTTATGCTTCTCGAGCAATACAGTGATGATGACGTGGATGAACTTCTGAGCGAAGGTCAAGATGCTGGTGCTGCCAAGGACCCATCTTATGAGGTTGATGACACG ACAAAAGGCATTGGTGAAGAAACAACTGAAGATATTGGAACTGATGATGTGAATGATCTTTCTGTTCAAGTGGTGAAACAGCTTGAGATGGATAATGACGACTCTGTGTCGCAGGATCTTTTGCAAAAATTTGGGAAAGGAGGCACTTCATTTAGTTATACTGATGATTTGCACAGAGAAACGAAGTCGATTGAAGAAGGTATACATGCTGCAATACACAGTGAACAAGTTGGAGACGAGAGTTCAAGCTGGAAAAAGGTGTTGCATGAAGAGAGTAGTCAATATTATTATTGGAATATTTTAACTGGTGAAACTTCATGGGAAGTACCTGACGTTTTGGCTCAGGCCGCTGTTGTGAGTCATCCAGAGAAAACTGTTGGTGATACATCAGGAACATCTGTGGATGTAGAACAAGAAGATGCCACGTTTGAGAAACTTAAAGAAGGTTCTGAGGCCATTTACAAAACTAGTGGTAATTCTAGTAAAGGGGCAGAAGCAGATGGATTTGAGGAAGGATCCAAGGGTGATTCTCTTGGTAATGAAATAGGAAATACAGATGCCTGTCAAAATTGTCGAACTTCTTTGCTTGATGATGCTCCAGTAGTTAATGATGCTAAATATAACTGCAATTTACTTTCTGTAGACTGCAAATCAGGGACTCATTTTTCTGCGCATCTGTTAAAGCATTGTGACATCCTGTTAGAGCGATTGAACTCTTTGGAAAG TTTGAATTGGAATATGCAATGGCaagatattaaattaaaatacaaattggAAGTTGAGATCAGACTCTCGGACATTATGACTTTAGCATCTCATGGATCAGCCTTACTTCAATTTTGGTTGTATACTGAGGAACAGTTAAAACGACTTGATGCAGCCATAGATGATGCTATTCGGCAATATGGTTCTGCTCCTATAGGTGAATATGAAGCTACTGTTAAATCACAAGAAGCCTTCAAAGTTGATTCAAATGAAAAGAAGGGACCATGTCAGGCTGCTAAAGAATCAAATCATCCTGATTCTACTTTTGAGAAGTCACATATTGAAGCTTATAGTGATCTTGCCACCACAACTGGACTTGTGTCTTCGGTGGTTAATCCCATCACGTGTTCTAATACTGAGACTGAAGGAAAGGATGAAATCATTGGTCTTGAAGTGCATAGTGAAATAATAGCCAAATCTGTTGTTTATTGTGGAGAAGAGGTAGACATGGATGTGGACATGGAAGTTGAGGACACATCTGCTTCACTGAAATCATCTATTGGAGGTGCATCAGGTGCTCGTTATGATATCCTATCCCACGAACAATCAAATCTACAACATCCACCTGCAGTCCACGAGCCATTGCTGCAGGGGCAAATGTTTAGTGTACAACCACCTGCCACAAGTTGGATTCATCAACTGTCTCTTGAAAACGGACCTTGCCCCCCTCCACCTCCTGATAATGAACCTTTCCCCCCTCCACCACCTGATGACTATCCTTTTCCCCCACCACCGCCTGACGAGCCTCCAGAAACATCTTATCCTCCACCATCACATTTCGAGTCCGTCCATTCTTTGCCTTATTCAGAGCACTATGTGCTGGCATATCCTTCCTCAAATCTTGATTATTTTGGGCAATCAAACACTGAAATTTCTGGCGCCACTCTGTATTCCCATCCTGAGGGAGTGCAAGTTTCTGCTTCCCATATAACACCTTATTACGAACCAGTTTCGAATATCTATGCAGTTACTCCTTTGGTAGGCAACCCTGGAGAACCTAGTTCATATTACGGCCTTCAAAATGGCAGTCTAAATCATCCTTCATTGGTGAGTGGTGCAGCTGTGGAGTCTTCAAGGATTCAAAGTGAAACCGTTCTCACAAACAGAGACATTGATGCTACATGTTCGTTAGGTTCCCATGCAGAAACTGCCTgtgatttattttcaaaagcTAATCCTAGTGTTGTCAAGTATGGTCAAGGGTCCGTAAAGGAGGCAGAGTTCTTGGATGCTCAACTTGCTATTGAATCTCAATCAACTACTTCCACAAGCCATGGATCTCAATCAACTAGTTCCACGAGCCATGGTGCTAATGGTTTGTCAGCCTCTGATACTCCAACTTTGGTTTCTGCTGCTGCTGCAAGTTCCAAGGTTCAATCCAAGG TTTCACGTAGTAAAAAGAGAAATGTTGCTATGGTATCCACATTGAGATCTAATAAGAAAGTTTCCAGCTTGGTGGACAAG TGGAAAGCTGCAAAAGAAGAGTTGCATGAAGAGGAAGAAGAACCTGAAAACGTTTATGAAATGTTAGAGAGGAAACGGCAACGAGAAATTGAG GAGTGGCAAGCCCAGCAGATTGCCAGTGGGGAGGCGAAAGAGAATGCTAATTTTCAGCCACTGGGTGGTGATTG GCGAGAAAGGGTGAAGCGGAAGAGAGCCCAACAAATGAAAGAAACTGAACACAATGTTTCAAAACCTACTGGACCTGAAGAACCCAATCTTGTTGAACTTTCAAGAGATCTTCCATCTGGGTGGCAG GCTTACTGGGATGATTCTTCAAAGAAAGTTTATTATGGAAATGCGGTGACATCTGAAACAACCTGGAATAAGCCAAAGCATTAG